In Sphingobium amiense, a genomic segment contains:
- a CDS encoding 50S ribosomal protein L23 has protein sequence MAKKEAATVDNRHYDVIVSPVITEKSTLLSENNAYVFKVANDASKPEIKAAIEALWGKTVVSVNTLVAKGKTKRWKGKPYKRSDVKKAIVRLAEGQSIDITEGVR, from the coding sequence ATGGCTAAGAAAGAAGCCGCGACCGTGGACAACCGTCATTACGACGTGATTGTCTCGCCGGTCATCACCGAGAAGTCGACGCTTCTCTCCGAGAACAACGCCTACGTCTTCAAGGTCGCCAACGACGCGTCCAAGCCGGAGATCAAGGCCGCGATTGAGGCTCTCTGGGGCAAGACCGTCGTCAGCGTGAACACGCTGGTCGCCAAGGGCAAGACGAAGCGCTGGAAGGGCAAGCCCTACAAGCGCAGCGACGTGAAGAAGGCGATCGTTCGTCTGGCCGAAGGTCAGTCGATCGACATCACCGAAGGAGTGCGCTGA
- the rplC gene encoding 50S ribosomal protein L3, translated as MRTGVIAKKVGMTRLFQEDGRHIPVTVLALEGNQVVARKEVERDGYVAVQLGAGVAKVKNVAKPQRGHFAKAEVEPKARLVEFRVAEDALLDVGAEIAADHFIAGQLVDVAGHTQGKGFAGAMKRWGFGGMRATHGVSISHRAHGSTGNRQDPGRVFKNKKMAGHMGDRERTQQNLEIVRTDVERGLLFVKGSVPGAKGTWLTVSDAVKVKRPADVPYPASLKAAANSNNGPAETPAEEAAAPEATEGQEG; from the coding sequence ATGCGCACAGGCGTGATCGCTAAGAAAGTCGGGATGACCCGTCTGTTCCAGGAGGACGGACGTCATATACCGGTTACGGTTCTGGCCCTTGAGGGCAATCAGGTCGTGGCCCGCAAGGAAGTCGAGCGCGACGGCTATGTCGCGGTTCAGCTCGGCGCGGGCGTCGCGAAGGTCAAGAATGTCGCCAAGCCGCAGCGCGGTCACTTCGCCAAGGCGGAAGTGGAGCCGAAGGCGCGTCTGGTCGAATTCCGCGTCGCCGAGGATGCGCTCCTCGATGTCGGCGCCGAGATCGCGGCCGATCATTTCATCGCCGGCCAGTTGGTCGACGTCGCCGGTCACACCCAGGGTAAGGGCTTCGCCGGTGCCATGAAGCGCTGGGGCTTCGGGGGCATGCGCGCCACCCATGGCGTGTCGATCAGCCACCGTGCCCACGGTTCGACCGGTAACCGCCAGGACCCGGGCCGCGTCTTCAAGAACAAGAAGATGGCCGGCCACATGGGCGACCGTGAGCGGACCCAGCAGAATCTGGAGATCGTCCGCACCGACGTCGAGCGCGGCCTGCTGTTCGTCAAGGGCAGCGTTCCGGGCGCCAAGGGCACCTGGCTCACCGTCTCCGACGCCGTCAAGGTGAAGCGCCCGGCCGATGTGCCGTATCCGGCCAGCCTCAAGGCTGCTGCCAACAGCAACAATGGTCCGGCCGAGACGCCTGCTGAAGAAGCAGCCGCTCCCGAAGCGACCGAAGGCCAGGAGGGCTAA
- the rpsL gene encoding 30S ribosomal protein S12 — MPTINQLVRKGRELQKTKSKVPAMEANPQKRGVCTRVYTTTPKKPNSALRKVAKVRLVNQREVITYIPGEGHNLQEHSVVLIRGGRVRDLPGVRYHVLRGVLDTQGVKDRKQSRSKYGAKRPK, encoded by the coding sequence ATGCCAACGATCAACCAGCTGGTCCGCAAGGGCCGCGAATTGCAGAAGACCAAGTCCAAGGTCCCTGCCATGGAAGCGAACCCGCAGAAGCGCGGCGTTTGCACCCGCGTCTACACGACGACCCCGAAGAAGCCGAACTCGGCGCTCCGCAAGGTGGCGAAGGTGCGTCTGGTCAACCAGCGCGAAGTCATCACCTATATTCCGGGTGAAGGCCACAATCTTCAGGAGCACTCGGTCGTGCTGATCCGTGGCGGCCGCGTTCGCGACCTTCCCGGTGTGCGTTACCACGTGCTGCGCGGCGTTCTGGATACCCAGGGCGTCAAGGACCGCAAGCAGAGCCGTTCCAAATACGGCGCGAAGCGTCCGAAGTAA
- the rpsS gene encoding 30S ribosomal protein S19 — protein MARSVWKGPFVDLSLLKKAEVAQDANGRSGPIKTWSRRSTILPQFVGLTFNVYNGRKHVPVLVNEDMVGHKLGEFAPTRYFPGHAADKKGKR, from the coding sequence ATGGCTCGTTCCGTCTGGAAAGGTCCGTTCGTGGACCTCAGCCTTCTGAAGAAGGCGGAAGTCGCCCAGGACGCCAATGGTCGCTCCGGTCCCATCAAGACCTGGTCGCGCCGTTCGACGATCCTGCCGCAGTTCGTCGGCCTGACGTTCAACGTCTATAACGGCCGCAAGCATGTTCCGGTGCTGGTGAACGAGGATATGGTGGGTCATAAGCTGGGCGAATTCGCCCCGACCCGCTACTTCCCCGGCCACGCCGCCGACAAGAAGGGCAAGCGCTGA
- the fusA gene encoding elongation factor G: MARSHPLERYRNFGIMAHIDAGKTTTTERILYYTGKSYKIGEVHDGAATMDWMEQEQERGITITSAATTCVWKADEGKGLEHRLNIIDTPGHVDFTIEVERSLRVLDGAVAAFDGVAGVEPQSETVWRQADKYKVPRMCFINKLDRTGANFYYCVQTIIDRLGATPAVLYLPIGAESDFKGLVDLVNDRAIIWKDENLGAEFTYEAIPDDLADKAAEYREKLIELAVEQDDEAMEAYLEGNLPDTATLKALIRKGTLNQSFVPVLCGSAFKNKGVQPLLDAVVDYLPSPLDIPDVQGINPDTEEPDSRATADDAPFSGLAFKIMNDPFVGSLTFLRVYSGTLTKGTYLNSVKDKKEKVGRMLLMHANSREDIDTAYAGDIVALAGMKETTTGDTLCAERQPIILERMEFPEPVIELSVEPKTKADQEKMGVALNRLAAEDPSFRVSTDHESGQTIIKGMGELHLEILVDRMKREFKVEANVGAPQVAYREYLKKPVDVDYTHKKQSGGTGQFGRIKVKLTPGERGAGIIFKDEIKGGNIPKEYIPAIEKGMRETAATGSLIGFPIIDFEILLYDGAYHDVDSSALAFEITGRAAMREAAQKAGITLLEPVMKVEVVTPEEYLGDVIGDMNSRRGQIQGTDTRGNAQVVEAMVPLANMFGYVNSLRSFTQGRANYSMIFSHYDEVPQNVADEVKAKMA, encoded by the coding sequence ATGGCCCGCAGCCATCCGCTCGAACGCTATCGTAACTTCGGCATCATGGCCCACATCGACGCCGGCAAGACCACCACGACCGAGCGTATCCTTTACTATACCGGCAAGTCCTACAAGATCGGCGAAGTCCATGACGGCGCCGCCACGATGGACTGGATGGAGCAGGAGCAGGAGCGCGGGATCACGATCACGTCGGCTGCGACCACCTGTGTGTGGAAAGCCGATGAGGGCAAGGGGCTTGAGCACCGGCTGAACATCATCGACACCCCCGGCCACGTCGACTTCACCATCGAAGTCGAGCGTTCGCTGCGCGTGCTCGACGGCGCGGTCGCTGCGTTCGACGGCGTTGCGGGCGTGGAGCCGCAGTCGGAAACGGTGTGGCGTCAGGCGGACAAGTACAAGGTGCCGCGGATGTGCTTCATCAACAAGCTCGACCGCACCGGCGCCAATTTCTATTATTGCGTGCAGACGATCATCGACCGTCTGGGCGCGACCCCGGCCGTTCTCTATCTGCCCATCGGCGCGGAAAGCGACTTCAAGGGTCTGGTCGATCTGGTCAACGATCGCGCGATCATCTGGAAGGATGAGAATCTCGGCGCCGAGTTCACCTATGAAGCGATCCCCGACGATCTCGCCGACAAGGCCGCCGAATATCGCGAAAAGCTGATCGAACTGGCCGTCGAGCAGGACGACGAGGCGATGGAAGCCTATCTGGAAGGCAACCTGCCCGACACCGCGACGCTGAAGGCGCTGATCCGCAAGGGCACGCTGAACCAGTCGTTCGTGCCCGTGCTGTGCGGTTCGGCGTTCAAGAACAAGGGCGTGCAGCCGCTGCTCGACGCCGTTGTCGACTATCTGCCTTCGCCGCTCGACATTCCCGACGTGCAGGGCATCAACCCCGACACCGAGGAACCCGACAGCCGCGCGACGGCGGACGACGCGCCCTTCTCGGGCCTTGCGTTCAAGATCATGAACGACCCGTTCGTGGGTTCGCTCACCTTCCTGCGCGTCTATTCGGGCACCCTGACCAAGGGCACCTATCTGAACTCGGTCAAGGACAAGAAGGAAAAGGTCGGCCGCATGCTGCTGATGCATGCGAACAGCCGCGAGGACATCGACACGGCCTATGCCGGCGACATCGTCGCGCTGGCCGGCATGAAGGAAACCACCACCGGTGACACGCTGTGCGCCGAGCGCCAGCCGATCATTCTGGAGCGGATGGAATTTCCCGAGCCGGTCATCGAACTGTCGGTGGAGCCCAAGACCAAGGCCGACCAGGAAAAGATGGGCGTCGCGCTCAACCGTCTGGCCGCCGAAGATCCCTCGTTCCGCGTCTCGACCGATCACGAATCGGGCCAGACCATCATCAAGGGCATGGGCGAACTTCACCTCGAAATCCTCGTCGACCGCATGAAGCGCGAGTTCAAGGTCGAGGCGAATGTCGGCGCGCCGCAGGTGGCCTATCGCGAATATCTCAAGAAGCCGGTCGATGTCGACTACACCCACAAGAAGCAGTCGGGCGGCACCGGCCAGTTCGGCCGCATCAAGGTGAAGCTGACGCCGGGCGAACGCGGTGCGGGCATCATCTTCAAGGATGAGATCAAGGGCGGCAATATTCCCAAGGAATATATCCCCGCGATCGAAAAGGGCATGCGCGAAACCGCCGCCACCGGCTCGCTGATCGGCTTCCCGATCATCGACTTCGAAATCCTGCTCTACGACGGCGCCTATCACGACGTCGACTCGTCGGCGCTGGCGTTCGAAATCACCGGCCGCGCCGCGATGCGCGAAGCGGCGCAGAAGGCGGGCATCACCCTGCTGGAGCCGGTCATGAAGGTCGAGGTCGTCACCCCGGAGGAATATCTGGGCGACGTCATCGGCGACATGAACAGCCGCCGCGGCCAGATCCAGGGCACCGACACCCGCGGCAACGCGCAGGTGGTCGAAGCCATGGTGCCGCTGGCCAACATGTTCGGCTATGTGAACTCGCTGCGTTCGTTCACCCAGGGGCGTGCGAACTACTCGATGATCTTCTCGCACTATGACGAAGTGCCGCAGAATGTGGCGGACGAAGTCAAGGCGAAGATGGCCTGA
- the rplV gene encoding 50S ribosomal protein L22, with protein MSKEKAPRRVADNEALAVGTQIRGSAQKLNLVATLIRGRKVEDALNILAFSKKAMAVDVRKVLASAIANAENNHNLDVDALVVAEASVGKSFTLKRFHARGRGKSTRILKPFSRVRIVVREAGEEAEA; from the coding sequence ATGAGCAAGGAAAAGGCTCCCCGTCGCGTCGCCGACAATGAAGCGCTCGCCGTCGGCACGCAGATCCGCGGTTCGGCCCAGAAGCTGAACCTCGTCGCCACGCTCATCCGCGGCCGCAAGGTCGAGGACGCGCTGAACATCCTCGCTTTCTCCAAGAAGGCGATGGCGGTCGACGTGCGCAAGGTGCTGGCTTCGGCCATCGCCAACGCGGAAAACAATCACAATCTGGACGTCGACGCACTGGTCGTCGCGGAAGCATCGGTCGGCAAGAGCTTCACCCTGAAGCGCTTCCACGCCCGCGGCCGCGGCAAGTCGACCCGGATCCTCAAGCCCTTCAGCCGCGTGCGCATCGTCGTGCGTGAAGCTGGCGAAGAAGCGGAGGCTTAA
- the rplD gene encoding 50S ribosomal protein L4: protein MKVNVQTLDAAAAGELELNDAVFGIEPRTDILHRVVTWQLEKRRAPARATRERSDVARTGKKFGRQKGGGTARHGDRKAPIFIGGGKAHGARARDFGHDLNKKVRALGLKMALSAKAKDGSLIVLDNLDVAEGKTKALVAHLAKLNLNKALFIDGDAVNVSFAKASANIVGVDLLPAVGANVYDILKADSLVLTRAAVEKLEARFNG from the coding sequence ATGAAGGTCAATGTACAGACCCTCGACGCCGCAGCCGCCGGTGAGCTGGAGCTGAACGATGCCGTGTTCGGTATCGAGCCTCGCACCGACATCCTGCACCGCGTCGTCACCTGGCAGCTTGAAAAGCGCCGCGCTCCCGCCCGCGCCACCCGCGAGCGTTCGGACGTGGCCCGCACGGGCAAGAAGTTCGGTCGTCAGAAAGGCGGCGGCACCGCCCGTCACGGCGATCGCAAGGCGCCGATCTTTATCGGCGGCGGTAAGGCGCACGGCGCCCGCGCCCGCGACTTCGGTCACGACCTCAACAAGAAGGTGCGTGCGCTGGGTCTCAAGATGGCGCTGTCGGCCAAGGCCAAGGACGGTTCGCTGATCGTCCTCGACAATCTCGACGTGGCGGAAGGCAAGACCAAGGCTCTGGTCGCGCACCTCGCCAAGCTGAACCTGAACAAGGCGCTGTTCATCGACGGCGACGCCGTGAACGTCAGCTTTGCGAAGGCTTCGGCGAACATCGTCGGCGTGGACCTGCTGCCTGCCGTTGGCGCCAACGTCTACGACATCCTTAAGGCGGATTCGCTGGTGCTGACGCGCGCCGCGGTCGAAAAGCTGGAGGCGCGTTTCAATGGCTAA
- the rpsC gene encoding 30S ribosomal protein S3, translating to MGHKSNPIGLRLQINRTWDSRWFAEGQDYGRLLLEDLKIRQFIMKTLPQAAISKVVIERPAKLCRVSIYAARPGVIIGKKGADIEKLRKKLGSLTSSDVSLNIVEIRKPEIDSKLVAQGIADQLERRVAFRRAMKRAVQSALRLGAEGIKITCGGRLGGAEIARVEWYREGRVPLHTLRANVDYAEATAHTAYGVCGIKVWIFKGEILGHDPFATDRLMLEAQTSGVRPAR from the coding sequence ATGGGTCACAAGAGCAACCCGATCGGTCTGCGTCTGCAGATCAACCGCACCTGGGACAGCCGCTGGTTCGCGGAAGGCCAGGATTATGGCCGCCTTCTGCTGGAAGATCTCAAGATCCGCCAGTTCATCATGAAGACGCTGCCGCAGGCCGCGATTTCCAAGGTCGTGATCGAACGCCCGGCCAAGCTGTGCCGCGTGTCGATCTACGCCGCCCGCCCCGGTGTCATCATCGGCAAGAAGGGCGCGGACATCGAGAAGCTGCGCAAGAAGCTGGGCAGCCTGACCTCTTCGGACGTCAGCCTGAACATCGTCGAAATCCGCAAGCCGGAAATCGACTCCAAGCTCGTCGCGCAGGGCATTGCCGATCAGCTTGAGCGCCGCGTGGCGTTCCGCCGCGCCATGAAGCGCGCGGTGCAGTCGGCCCTGCGTCTGGGTGCCGAAGGCATCAAGATCACCTGCGGCGGCCGTCTGGGCGGCGCGGAGATCGCGCGCGTCGAATGGTATCGCGAAGGTCGCGTTCCGCTGCACACGCTGCGCGCGAACGTCGATTATGCCGAAGCCACGGCCCACACCGCCTATGGCGTGTGCGGCATCAAGGTGTGGATCTTTAAGGGCGAGATTCTCGGCCACGATCCGTTCGCCACCGACCGGCTGATGCTGGAGGCTCAGACCTCCGGTGTGCGCCCGGCGCGCTGA
- the tuf gene encoding elongation factor Tu: protein MAKAKFERNKPHCNIGTIGHVDHGKTSLTAAITKVLAETGGATFVDYANIDKAPEERERGITISTAHVEYETEARHYAHVDCPGHADYVKNMITGAAQMDGAILVVSATDGPMPQTREHILLARQVGVPQLVVFMNKVDLVDDAEILELVELEIRELLSSYDFDGDNIPVIPGSAVKALDGSNDEIGKNAVLKLMAAVDEFIPQPERPVDKAFLMPIEDVFSISGRGTVVTGRVETGIVKVGEEVEIVGLKDTAKTTVTGVEMFRKLLDEGRAGDNIGALVRGVKREEVERGQVLAKPGTITPHTEFDAEVYVLSKEEGGRHTPFFANYRPQFYFRTTDVTGEVILPEGTEMVMPGDNVKLGVKLIAPIAMDAGLRFAIREGGRTVGAGVVGTISK, encoded by the coding sequence ATGGCTAAGGCTAAGTTTGAGCGGAACAAGCCGCACTGCAACATCGGCACCATCGGTCACGTCGACCATGGCAAGACCTCGCTGACCGCAGCGATCACCAAGGTGCTGGCCGAAACCGGCGGCGCGACCTTCGTCGATTACGCCAACATCGACAAGGCTCCCGAAGAGCGCGAACGCGGCATCACCATCTCGACCGCGCACGTCGAGTATGAGACCGAAGCGCGCCACTATGCGCACGTCGACTGCCCCGGCCACGCCGACTACGTCAAGAACATGATCACCGGTGCCGCCCAGATGGACGGCGCGATCCTGGTCGTGTCCGCCACCGACGGCCCGATGCCCCAGACCCGTGAGCACATCCTGCTCGCCCGTCAGGTCGGCGTGCCGCAGCTCGTCGTGTTCATGAACAAGGTCGACCTCGTCGACGACGCCGAAATCCTCGAGCTGGTCGAGCTGGAAATCCGCGAACTGCTCAGCAGCTACGATTTCGACGGCGACAACATCCCCGTCATCCCCGGTTCGGCCGTGAAGGCGCTGGACGGTTCGAACGACGAAATCGGCAAGAACGCCGTTCTCAAGCTGATGGCTGCCGTCGACGAATTCATTCCGCAGCCCGAGCGTCCCGTCGACAAGGCGTTCCTGATGCCGATCGAAGACGTGTTCTCGATCTCGGGTCGCGGCACCGTCGTCACCGGCCGTGTCGAAACCGGCATCGTGAAGGTCGGTGAGGAAGTCGAGATCGTCGGCCTCAAGGACACTGCCAAGACCACCGTCACCGGCGTGGAAATGTTCCGCAAGCTGCTCGACGAAGGTCGCGCGGGCGACAATATCGGCGCGCTGGTTCGCGGCGTGAAGCGTGAGGAAGTCGAGCGCGGTCAGGTTCTGGCCAAGCCCGGCACCATCACCCCGCACACCGAATTCGACGCCGAAGTCTACGTGCTGTCGAAGGAAGAAGGCGGCCGTCACACGCCGTTCTTCGCCAACTATCGTCCGCAGTTCTACTTCCGCACCACCGACGTGACCGGCGAAGTGATCCTGCCCGAAGGCACCGAGATGGTCATGCCCGGCGACAACGTGAAGCTCGGCGTCAAGCTGATCGCCCCGATCGCCATGGACGCGGGTCTCCGCTTCGCCATCCGCGAAGGCGGCCGCACCGTGGGTGCAGGGGTTGTCGGCACGATCTCGAAGTAA
- the rpsJ gene encoding 30S ribosomal protein S10, whose protein sequence is MDSNIRIRLKAFDHRVLDQATGDIADTARRTGALIRGPIPLPTRIEKFTVNRGPHIDKKSREQFEVRTYKRMLDIVQPTPQTVDALMKLDLAAGVNVEIKLA, encoded by the coding sequence ATGGACAGCAACATCCGCATTCGCCTCAAGGCGTTCGATCATCGCGTGCTCGATCAGGCGACCGGCGACATCGCCGACACCGCCCGCCGCACCGGCGCCCTCATCCGCGGTCCGATTCCCCTGCCGACGCGCATCGAGAAGTTCACGGTCAACCGTGGCCCGCACATCGACAAGAAGTCGCGCGAGCAGTTCGAGGTCCGTACCTACAAGCGTATGCTTGACATTGTGCAGCCGACGCCGCAGACGGTCGACGCGCTGATGAAGCTGGATCTGGCTGCCGGCGTGAACGTGGAAATCAAGCTGGCCTGA
- the rplB gene encoding 50S ribosomal protein L2, whose translation MALKSYNPTSPAQRGLILVDKSSLHKGKPVKALTEGKRKTGGRNNKGHVTSRGIAGGHKQRYRIIDFKRRLWDVEGTVERLEYDPNRTAFIALVNYPDGTQAYILAPQRLAPGDKVIAGKKTDVKPGNAMELGQMPVGTIIHNIEMKPGKGGQLCRSAGTYAQLVGRDRGMVMVRLSSGEQRYIRSDCMGTIGAVSNPDNANTNLAKAGRNRWLGKRPLTRGVAKNPVDHPHGGGEGRTSGGRHPVTPWGKPTKGARTRHNKATDKFIIRSRHAKKKR comes from the coding sequence ATGGCGCTTAAGAGCTACAACCCGACCAGCCCCGCCCAGCGCGGCCTGATCCTCGTCGACAAGTCGAGCCTGCACAAGGGCAAGCCCGTCAAGGCGCTGACCGAAGGCAAGCGCAAGACCGGCGGGCGCAACAACAAGGGTCATGTGACCTCGCGCGGCATCGCGGGCGGTCACAAGCAGCGCTATCGCATCATCGACTTCAAGCGTCGCCTGTGGGACGTGGAAGGCACGGTCGAGCGTCTGGAATATGACCCCAACCGCACCGCCTTCATCGCGCTCGTCAACTATCCCGACGGCACCCAGGCCTATATCCTGGCTCCCCAGCGCCTCGCGCCGGGCGACAAGGTGATCGCGGGCAAGAAGACCGACGTGAAGCCGGGCAACGCGATGGAACTGGGCCAGATGCCGGTCGGCACCATCATCCACAATATCGAGATGAAGCCGGGCAAGGGCGGTCAGCTCTGCCGTTCGGCGGGCACCTATGCCCAGCTCGTCGGTCGCGATCGCGGCATGGTGATGGTCCGCCTGTCCTCGGGCGAGCAGCGCTACATCCGTTCGGACTGCATGGGCACCATTGGCGCCGTGTCGAACCCCGACAACGCCAACACCAACCTTGCCAAGGCCGGCCGTAACCGCTGGCTCGGCAAGCGCCCGCTGACGCGCGGCGTGGCGAAGAACCCGGTCGATCACCCGCACGGCGGTGGCGAAGGCCGGACCTCGGGCGGCCGTCATCCGGTGACCCCGTGGGGCAAGCCGACCAAGGGTGCCCGCACCCGCCACAACAAGGCGACGGACAAGTTCATCATCCGTAGCCGCCACGCGAAGAAGAAGAGGTAA
- the rpsG gene encoding 30S ribosomal protein S7: MSRRRRPEKRVILPDPKFGDIVLSKFMNSIMQDGKKAVAESIVYGALETVETRAKKDPIGMFHDALNNVKPGIEVRSRRVGGATYQVPVEVRPERAQALAIRWLITAARNRSETTMAARLSGELLDAANNRGNAVKKREDTHRMAEANRAFSHYRW, from the coding sequence ATGTCACGTCGTCGTCGCCCCGAAAAGCGCGTTATCCTGCCGGACCCCAAGTTCGGCGACATCGTGCTGTCGAAGTTCATGAACAGCATCATGCAGGACGGCAAGAAAGCCGTTGCCGAATCGATCGTCTATGGCGCTCTCGAAACCGTCGAGACCCGCGCCAAGAAGGATCCGATCGGCATGTTCCACGATGCGCTGAACAATGTGAAGCCGGGCATCGAGGTCCGCAGCCGCCGCGTCGGCGGTGCGACCTATCAGGTTCCCGTCGAAGTGCGTCCCGAACGCGCGCAGGCGCTGGCCATCCGCTGGCTCATCACCGCCGCGCGCAACCGCAGCGAAACCACGATGGCCGCGCGCCTGTCGGGCGAGCTGCTGGACGCTGCCAACAACCGCGGCAATGCGGTCAAGAAGCGCGAAGACACGCACCGCATGGCGGAAGCGAACCGCGCCTTCTCGCACTATCGCTGGTAA